Proteins encoded within one genomic window of Kibdelosporangium phytohabitans:
- a CDS encoding GNAT family N-acetyltransferase: MTDPFDSEAAARAAGVVVRELTDLADLDSVYHLFDEIWRPDPSNPPVTTELLRALTKAGNYVAGAFDGDKMVGACVGFLGMTGKVVLHSHVAGVSGAVTRRGVGFALKLHQRSWALRRGLTEIHWTFDPLVSRNAYFNIAKLGAAPAQYLPNFYGGMRDGINGDDESDRLLACWDLDSPITAAGDPPAAVIALDRSGDESPVIGTMAGTELLVAIPRDIESLRVSDPATASRWRLAVRDVLGTLLAEGARVTGFDRSGRYRVTRKDSR, translated from the coding sequence GTGACCGACCCGTTCGACAGCGAGGCCGCGGCACGGGCAGCCGGGGTGGTTGTCCGTGAGCTCACCGACCTCGCCGACCTGGACAGCGTGTACCACCTGTTCGACGAGATCTGGCGGCCCGACCCGTCGAACCCGCCGGTGACGACGGAACTGTTGCGCGCCTTGACCAAGGCGGGCAACTACGTGGCCGGGGCGTTCGACGGGGACAAGATGGTCGGGGCGTGCGTCGGGTTCCTCGGTATGACTGGGAAAGTCGTGCTGCACAGCCACGTCGCCGGCGTGTCCGGTGCCGTGACGCGGCGCGGTGTCGGTTTCGCGTTGAAGCTGCACCAACGCTCGTGGGCGCTGCGGCGCGGGCTGACCGAGATCCACTGGACGTTCGACCCGCTGGTCAGCCGCAACGCGTATTTCAACATCGCCAAGCTCGGCGCCGCACCGGCCCAGTACCTGCCGAACTTCTACGGCGGCATGCGCGACGGGATCAACGGCGACGACGAGAGCGACCGGCTGCTCGCGTGCTGGGACCTCGACTCCCCGATCACGGCGGCAGGCGATCCACCGGCCGCCGTGATCGCGCTGGACCGCTCGGGCGACGAGAGCCCGGTCATCGGCACGATGGCCGGAACGGAACTGCTGGTGGCCATCCCGCGGGACATCGAGTCGTTGCGCGTGAGCGACCCGGCCACCGCCAGCCGATGGCGGTTGGCCGTCCGCGACGTGCTCGGCACGCTGCTCGCGGAAGGCGCCCGCGTCACGGGGTTCGACCGCTCCGGCCGGTACCGGGTGACCAGAAAGGACAGTCGATGA
- a CDS encoding M20 family metallopeptidase translates to MVSDIEELVTCESPSTDLAAVAASADVVARVGTRLVGAEPERIVVDGRTHLRWRFGDGPARVLVLGHHDTVWPLGTLATHPFDVTGGVMRGPGCFDMKAGVVMAFHAIARLADRAGVTLLITGDEEIGSPSSRALIEAEARGCVAALVLEASADGGALKTERKGGSWYTVRAHGLAAHAGLEPERGVNATVELAQQILAVNELGDDALGTTVTPTLLSAGTTTNTVPALGEVAVDVRARTVAEQERVDAAMKELTPVLDGAKLEVLGGPNRPPLETTASADLFARASTLAAELGLPPLTSTAVGGGSDGNFTAGMGIPTLDGLGAVGGGAHADDEHVLVSELPGRTDLVAALIADLLEGTAK, encoded by the coding sequence ATGGTGTCCGACATCGAGGAACTGGTGACGTGCGAGTCGCCGTCGACCGACCTGGCCGCCGTCGCCGCCAGCGCGGACGTGGTCGCGCGCGTGGGCACACGGCTGGTGGGGGCCGAGCCTGAGCGGATCGTGGTGGACGGGCGCACGCATCTGCGGTGGCGTTTCGGCGACGGGCCTGCCCGTGTGCTCGTGCTGGGCCATCACGACACGGTGTGGCCGTTGGGTACGTTGGCCACGCACCCGTTCGACGTGACCGGCGGCGTGATGCGTGGACCGGGGTGTTTCGACATGAAAGCCGGTGTGGTGATGGCATTCCACGCCATCGCCCGTCTGGCCGACCGCGCCGGGGTGACGTTGCTGATCACGGGCGACGAGGAGATCGGCTCGCCGAGTTCGCGGGCGTTGATCGAGGCCGAGGCGCGGGGTTGTGTCGCGGCGCTCGTCCTGGAGGCGTCCGCCGACGGCGGGGCGTTGAAGACCGAACGCAAAGGTGGCTCGTGGTACACCGTCCGGGCGCACGGTCTGGCCGCGCACGCGGGCCTGGAACCTGAGCGGGGCGTCAACGCGACGGTGGAACTGGCACAGCAGATCCTGGCGGTGAACGAGCTGGGCGACGACGCTCTGGGCACGACCGTCACGCCCACGCTGCTGTCGGCCGGGACCACGACCAACACTGTTCCGGCGTTGGGTGAGGTCGCGGTGGACGTGCGGGCACGGACCGTGGCTGAGCAGGAACGGGTCGACGCGGCGATGAAGGAGCTCACGCCTGTGCTGGACGGCGCGAAGCTGGAGGTCCTCGGCGGGCCGAACCGTCCGCCGCTGGAAACGACGGCGTCAGCGGACCTGTTCGCGCGGGCGTCCACATTGGCCGCGGAACTCGGGTTGCCGCCGTTGACGAGCACGGCCGTCGGCGGCGGCTCGGACGGCAATTTCACCGCGGGGATGGGAATCCCGACGCTCGACGGGCTGGGTGCCGTCGGCGGCGGGGCGCACGCGGACGACGAACACGTGCTCGTGTCCGAACTGCCCGGCCGGACGGACCTGGTCGCGGCCCTGATCGCCGATCTGCTCGAGGGGACCGCGAAGTGA
- a CDS encoding cupin domain-containing protein: MNDEFGSVLPAGRTECLEPDPRSHEGYHRLYVLNGRLRVVLGEQDLVLAADEVVEFDTHLPHWFGNADEPPAELLAILGPRGERFHIRGALPA; encoded by the coding sequence ATGAACGACGAGTTCGGCTCGGTGCTGCCCGCTGGCCGGACCGAATGCCTCGAACCGGATCCGCGCTCGCACGAGGGCTACCACCGGCTCTACGTCCTCAATGGACGGCTACGGGTGGTGCTCGGTGAGCAGGATCTCGTGCTCGCCGCCGATGAGGTGGTCGAGTTCGACACCCACCTGCCGCACTGGTTCGGCAACGCCGATGAGCCACCGGCGGAGCTCCTGGCCATCCTCGGCCCGCGGGGTGAGCGTTTCCACATCAGGGGAGCGCTGCCGGCGTGA
- a CDS encoding Fur family transcriptional regulator: MPTTSDFERLLRDAALRVTRPRIAVLSAVHTHPHADTDSIIGVVRDELGGVSHQAVYDVLRALTTAGLLRRIEPPGSVARYEARVGDNHHHVVCRSCGAIADVDCAVGPAPCLTASEAHGFVIDEAEVVYRGLCPDCLLAPSS; this comes from the coding sequence GTGCCCACGACTTCGGACTTCGAGCGACTGTTGCGCGACGCCGCGTTGCGTGTGACACGCCCTCGGATAGCCGTGCTGTCCGCGGTGCACACCCACCCCCACGCCGACACCGATTCGATCATAGGGGTCGTGCGTGACGAGCTCGGTGGGGTATCCCACCAGGCTGTCTACGATGTGCTGCGCGCGTTGACTACCGCGGGTCTGCTCCGGCGCATCGAGCCACCGGGCTCAGTCGCACGTTACGAGGCCCGGGTAGGGGACAACCACCATCACGTCGTCTGCCGGTCGTGCGGAGCCATCGCCGACGTCGACTGCGCCGTGGGTCCCGCACCCTGCCTGACCGCCTCCGAGGCCCACGGCTTCGTCATCGACGAGGCCGAGGTCGTCTACCGGGGCCTGTGCCCCGACTGTTTGCTCGCACCCAGTTCCTGA
- the katG gene encoding catalase/peroxidase HPI: MSDSPDAKVGEMNVPEAGGCPVSTGRFSHPTEGGSNRDWWPNRLNLAILRKHATASNPMDADFDYKAAFATLDLDALARDVDEVLTTSQEWWPADFGNYGPFMIRMAWHSAGTYRVEDGRGGAGAGMQRFAPLNSWPDNGNLDKARRLLWPVKQKYGSKISWADLMIFAGNRALETMGFTTFGFAGGRADVWEPDEDVYWGPERTWLGDERYTGDRQLEGPLAAVQMGLIYVNPEGPNGNPDPLASARDIRETFGRMAMNDEETVALIAGGHSFGKTHGAADPDKYVGAEPEGAAIEEQGLGWRNSFGSGKGADAITSGLEVIWTPTPTQWSNWFFHNLFEYEWELTKSPAGANQWTPKNGKARNTVPHPETGKLTQTPSMLTTDLALRFDPVYEQISRRFYENPDEFADAFARAWFKLTHRDMGPIQRYLGPLVPQEELIWQDRVPAVDHPLIDDRDIDGLKAKILESGLTVSELVSTAWASASTFRGSDKRGGANGARIRLEPQRGWEVNQPDDLARVLSTLEGIQESFNGAQSDGKKVSLADLIVIGGAAAVEQAAKVAGHEVTVPVTPGRTDATQEQTDAESFAPLEPTTDGFRNYRGKGNRLPSEYALIDRANLLTLTAPETTVLVGGLRVLGANHQQSENGVFTDTPGALTNDFFVNLLDMGTAWQPTSEDAETFEGRDRLTGEVKWTGSRVDLVFGSNSELRAVAEVYAGSDAKEKFVRDFVAAWAKVMDLDRYDVA, encoded by the coding sequence GTGTCTGACAGCCCAGACGCCAAAGTCGGCGAGATGAACGTCCCGGAGGCGGGCGGGTGCCCGGTGAGCACCGGGCGTTTCAGCCACCCCACCGAGGGCGGCAGCAACCGTGACTGGTGGCCGAACCGGCTCAACCTCGCGATCCTGCGCAAGCACGCGACCGCCTCCAACCCGATGGACGCGGACTTCGACTACAAGGCCGCGTTCGCCACCCTCGACCTCGACGCGCTGGCGCGGGACGTCGACGAGGTGCTGACCACCTCGCAGGAGTGGTGGCCCGCCGACTTCGGCAACTACGGCCCCTTCATGATCCGGATGGCGTGGCACAGCGCGGGCACGTACCGCGTCGAGGACGGCCGTGGTGGCGCCGGCGCGGGCATGCAGCGGTTCGCCCCGCTCAACAGCTGGCCGGACAACGGAAACCTGGACAAGGCACGCCGTCTGCTGTGGCCGGTCAAGCAGAAGTACGGCAGCAAGATCTCCTGGGCCGACCTGATGATCTTCGCGGGCAACCGGGCGCTGGAGACCATGGGCTTCACCACCTTCGGCTTCGCCGGTGGCCGCGCCGACGTGTGGGAGCCGGACGAGGACGTCTACTGGGGCCCGGAGCGCACCTGGCTCGGCGACGAGCGCTACACCGGTGACCGGCAGCTGGAAGGCCCGCTCGCGGCCGTCCAGATGGGCCTGATCTACGTCAACCCGGAGGGCCCCAACGGCAACCCGGACCCGCTGGCCTCCGCGCGTGACATCCGCGAGACGTTCGGCCGGATGGCCATGAACGACGAGGAGACCGTCGCGCTGATCGCCGGTGGGCACAGCTTCGGCAAGACCCACGGCGCGGCCGACCCCGACAAGTACGTCGGTGCCGAGCCGGAGGGCGCGGCCATCGAGGAGCAGGGCCTCGGCTGGCGCAACAGCTTCGGCTCCGGCAAGGGCGCCGACGCGATCACCAGCGGTCTCGAGGTCATCTGGACGCCGACCCCGACCCAGTGGAGCAACTGGTTCTTCCACAACCTCTTCGAGTACGAGTGGGAGCTGACCAAGAGCCCGGCAGGCGCCAACCAGTGGACGCCGAAGAACGGCAAGGCGCGCAACACGGTTCCGCACCCGGAAACGGGCAAGCTCACCCAGACGCCGTCCATGCTCACCACCGACCTCGCGCTGCGCTTCGACCCGGTCTACGAGCAGATCTCCCGCCGGTTCTACGAGAACCCGGACGAGTTCGCGGACGCCTTCGCCCGCGCCTGGTTCAAGCTGACCCACCGCGACATGGGCCCGATCCAGCGCTACCTCGGCCCGCTCGTGCCGCAGGAGGAGCTGATCTGGCAGGACCGCGTGCCCGCCGTCGACCACCCGCTGATCGACGACAGGGACATCGACGGCCTCAAGGCCAAGATCCTCGAATCGGGCCTGACGGTGTCGGAGCTGGTGTCCACCGCGTGGGCGTCGGCGTCGACCTTCCGCGGCAGTGACAAGCGCGGTGGCGCCAACGGTGCCCGCATCCGCCTCGAGCCGCAGCGCGGCTGGGAGGTCAACCAGCCGGACGACCTCGCGCGGGTGCTGAGCACGCTCGAGGGCATCCAGGAGTCCTTCAACGGCGCCCAGTCCGACGGCAAGAAGGTCTCGCTGGCCGACCTGATCGTCATCGGCGGCGCCGCCGCCGTCGAGCAGGCCGCCAAGGTCGCCGGGCATGAAGTCACCGTGCCGGTCACCCCCGGCCGCACCGACGCCACGCAGGAGCAGACCGACGCCGAGTCGTTCGCGCCGCTGGAGCCGACCACGGACGGCTTCCGCAACTACCGCGGCAAGGGCAACCGGCTGCCGTCGGAGTACGCGCTGATCGACCGCGCGAACCTGCTCACGCTGACCGCGCCGGAGACGACCGTCCTCGTCGGCGGCCTGCGTGTGCTCGGCGCCAACCACCAGCAGTCGGAGAACGGCGTGTTCACCGACACGCCGGGCGCGCTGACCAACGACTTCTTCGTCAACCTGCTGGACATGGGCACGGCGTGGCAGCCCACGTCCGAGGACGCGGAGACGTTCGAGGGCCGTGACCGGCTCACCGGTGAGGTGAAGTGGACCGGCAGCCGGGTCGACCTGGTCTTCGGCTCGAACTCCGAACTGCGCGCCGTCGCCGAGGTGTACGCCGGCTCCGACGCCAAGGAGAAGTTCGTGCGCGACTTCGTCGCCGCCTGGGCCAAGGTGATGGACCTGGACCGCTACGACGTGGCGTGA
- a CDS encoding alkaline phosphatase family protein codes for MRVRLRARTFSLALSGVIAAAAVTAPSTAAALPAAPVKKVLVVGMDGLNWAKVVTANAPNLDALAADGSLGESLLYCPSVAASSSGPGWSTIATGVWPDKHGVKDNSFAGKQYATYPDFLTRLERVNSAYRTYSAVDWTVLHSQGTFSTAIDTRVTYDGDRDGYVVSDEKITADTVRNLRDGNPDASFVYLGNTDVVAHASGTGAPYIAAIEKQDAQLGQLLGAIKARPTYAGEDWLVVVATDHGHTNPGGGHGGCGVGDERRTFVLAKGSGTAAGGRPIDTRLADVSATVFNHLGVAADPAWKLDSKPVSVRATDAFDSLSGALSTRVDETGIPATVKGWTHTAPTGWSVDRSRMPSGGVTEWRGWSFTTDEFWTRAQASQERENALRTRGVFAVADSDEFDDKSGGSSFDSTLVSPAYRVTAGSTVRLDYVTHYLQEGSQTGDVSVSFNGGADQLVKRYSADARAKVESLPVTVPAGATSMVVKFRYHNAGNNWYWAIDDLRVG; via the coding sequence ATGCGTGTGCGTCTCCGGGCGAGAACATTCTCGCTCGCGTTGTCCGGCGTCATCGCCGCAGCCGCGGTCACCGCGCCGTCCACCGCCGCGGCACTACCGGCGGCGCCGGTGAAGAAGGTGCTCGTGGTCGGCATGGACGGTCTGAACTGGGCCAAGGTGGTGACAGCGAACGCGCCCAACCTGGACGCGCTGGCGGCGGACGGCTCGCTCGGCGAGAGCCTGCTGTACTGCCCGTCGGTCGCCGCTTCCTCCAGCGGCCCGGGTTGGTCGACGATCGCGACCGGTGTGTGGCCGGACAAGCACGGCGTCAAGGACAACTCCTTCGCGGGCAAGCAGTACGCCACCTACCCGGATTTCCTGACCCGGCTGGAGCGCGTGAACTCGGCGTACCGGACCTATTCGGCGGTTGACTGGACCGTGCTGCACTCCCAGGGCACGTTCTCGACGGCCATCGACACCCGCGTCACCTACGACGGCGACCGCGACGGGTACGTGGTGTCGGACGAGAAGATCACCGCGGACACCGTGCGCAACCTGCGTGACGGCAACCCGGACGCGTCCTTTGTGTACCTGGGCAACACCGACGTGGTCGCGCACGCCAGTGGTACGGGTGCGCCGTACATCGCCGCGATCGAGAAGCAGGACGCGCAACTCGGGCAGTTGCTCGGCGCGATCAAGGCACGGCCGACGTACGCGGGCGAGGACTGGCTCGTCGTGGTCGCCACGGACCATGGTCACACCAACCCGGGTGGCGGGCACGGCGGTTGCGGGGTGGGTGACGAGCGGCGCACGTTCGTGCTCGCCAAGGGCTCCGGGACAGCGGCGGGCGGGCGGCCGATCGACACGCGACTGGCCGACGTGTCCGCGACCGTGTTCAACCACCTGGGTGTCGCGGCTGATCCGGCGTGGAAGCTCGACAGCAAGCCGGTTTCCGTGCGCGCCACGGACGCGTTCGACTCGCTGTCCGGTGCACTGTCCACAAGGGTCGACGAGACCGGGATTCCCGCGACGGTCAAGGGCTGGACGCACACCGCGCCCACCGGCTGGTCGGTCGACCGCAGCAGGATGCCGTCCGGTGGCGTGACGGAGTGGCGCGGCTGGTCGTTCACGACCGACGAGTTCTGGACGCGTGCGCAGGCGAGCCAGGAACGGGAGAACGCGTTGCGCACCCGTGGCGTGTTCGCGGTCGCCGACTCCGACGAGTTCGACGACAAGTCCGGTGGTTCCAGCTTCGACTCGACGCTGGTCTCCCCCGCCTACCGCGTCACCGCGGGATCCACGGTCAGGCTCGACTACGTCACGCACTACCTGCAGGAAGGTTCGCAGACCGGTGACGTGTCGGTGTCGTTCAACGGGGGCGCCGACCAGCTCGTCAAGCGGTACTCCGCGGACGCGCGCGCCAAGGTCGAGTCGCTGCCGGTGACGGTGCCCGCGGGCGCGACCTCGATGGTGGTGAAGTTCCGCTACCACAACGCGGGCAACAACTGGTACTGGGCGATCGACGACCTGCGCGTCGGCTGA
- a CDS encoding DUF3159 domain-containing protein: MKFAALTGRTLSLFEALGGWRTVAEGVASRALFVIAYLITEHVGTSALIALGGVLVVAVIRVCTGGKSWQAFVGLVMVGLSALLAGSTGRGVDFYLIGIVMGACGGTIALLSMLVRCPMVGLAVGTVRGERLAWRRDPVRRRRYQLCTAVFLAKFVIATAVQLPLYLADQVVALGIASTLLNTPATGLCAYLCWRVLRTEAMSGHAPGEFRCSAQSSHSTAPARSR, translated from the coding sequence ATGAAGTTCGCCGCGCTGACAGGCAGGACGCTGTCCCTGTTCGAGGCGTTGGGTGGTTGGCGTACGGTCGCCGAGGGTGTCGCGTCACGCGCGCTGTTCGTGATCGCCTACTTGATCACCGAGCACGTGGGGACCTCGGCGTTGATCGCGCTCGGCGGTGTCCTGGTCGTCGCCGTGATCCGGGTGTGCACCGGCGGGAAGTCCTGGCAGGCGTTCGTCGGGCTCGTCATGGTCGGCCTGTCGGCGTTGCTGGCCGGCAGCACCGGGCGGGGTGTGGACTTCTACCTCATCGGCATCGTGATGGGCGCGTGCGGCGGAACGATCGCCCTGCTGTCCATGCTGGTGCGGTGCCCCATGGTCGGGCTGGCGGTCGGGACTGTGCGCGGTGAACGCCTTGCCTGGCGCCGGGATCCGGTGCGTCGGCGGCGCTATCAACTGTGCACGGCGGTGTTCCTGGCGAAGTTCGTCATCGCCACGGCCGTGCAACTGCCGCTGTACCTGGCTGATCAGGTGGTCGCGCTCGGGATTGCCAGCACACTGCTCAACACGCCCGCAACGGGCCTTTGTGCCTATCTCTGCTGGCGGGTTCTGCGCACGGAGGCGATGTCCGGACATGCTCCTGGCGAGTTCAGGTGTTCGGCACAGTCCAGTCACTCGACAGCACCGGCGCGTTCACGGTAA
- a CDS encoding FAD-dependent oxidoreductase, producing the protein MRVMVIGAGLGGLTLAHGLRRAGVDVVVYERDQATGRPQGVSLHFDDRALTAMRACLPPGHAAMVEATAGGQREHTLSLSEADGELTVSAQPENRARKGRQVHRPLLRAVLSTGMEDHVRFGAEFTRFEQRAGGTVRAWFADGSTDTADVLVGADGIGSAVRSQYLPHVQVIDTGKRMLMGATPLRAVAGTGLPALIGHNATSVNVRGAAMALGVLRFSQTPAAARDRWLPALRSPAVDDAEDYLMWALPFTKEASIPQHPVLRLVIDEAWPDVTAELRIGVIPPMPPWPAGPVTLIGDAIHLAPGFGGNLAMQDAHRLRDALVRGGPGAIGAYEDAMRRDNFPQPVGAV; encoded by the coding sequence ATGCGGGTGATGGTGATCGGCGCGGGACTCGGTGGGTTGACGCTGGCCCACGGCTTGCGCCGAGCGGGGGTGGACGTCGTGGTGTACGAACGCGACCAGGCGACAGGGCGACCGCAGGGCGTCAGCCTGCACTTCGACGACCGGGCGCTGACCGCGATGCGGGCGTGTCTGCCGCCGGGCCACGCGGCGATGGTCGAGGCCACCGCCGGTGGACAGCGGGAGCACACGTTGTCCCTGTCCGAGGCAGACGGCGAGCTGACGGTCAGTGCCCAGCCGGAAAACCGTGCCAGGAAGGGCAGACAGGTCCACCGGCCACTGCTGCGAGCGGTGTTGTCGACCGGCATGGAGGATCACGTGCGGTTCGGCGCCGAGTTCACCCGGTTCGAGCAGCGTGCCGGCGGGACGGTCCGGGCCTGGTTCGCCGACGGCAGCACCGACACCGCGGACGTGCTGGTCGGCGCGGACGGAATCGGGTCGGCCGTGCGCAGCCAGTACCTGCCGCACGTCCAGGTGATCGACACGGGCAAACGCATGCTGATGGGCGCGACACCGCTGCGGGCCGTGGCCGGCACCGGGCTGCCCGCGTTGATCGGCCACAACGCCACCAGCGTGAACGTGCGTGGTGCGGCCATGGCGCTGGGCGTGCTGCGATTCAGCCAAACCCCTGCCGCCGCACGGGACCGGTGGCTGCCGGCGCTTCGCTCCCCCGCGGTCGACGACGCCGAGGACTACCTCATGTGGGCATTGCCGTTCACCAAGGAAGCGTCCATCCCGCAGCACCCGGTACTGCGGCTGGTGATCGACGAAGCATGGCCGGATGTCACGGCCGAGCTGCGGATCGGGGTGATCCCGCCGATGCCACCGTGGCCCGCCGGCCCTGTCACGCTCATCGGCGACGCGATCCACCTGGCGCCGGGTTTCGGCGGCAACCTGGCGATGCAGGACGCGCACCGCCTGCGTGACGCCCTGGTCCGCGGAGGTCCCGGCGCGATCGGCGCCTACGAGGACGCGATGCGCCGGGACAACTTCCCGCAGCCCGTCGGTGCCGTATGA
- a CDS encoding TetR/AcrR family transcriptional regulator: MTEHGSSGRPGRWRSGAQSRQRILDTARSLFRQHGYGGTTVRAVAAAAGVDPAMVFYFFGTKQGLFAAAVDISAELPPAVEEIFAGGLDGIGDRIIRTLVENMDKSDRAPLATLTRSAPTHNQSEALLREFIDREISGRLRALLDTPDAEMRVAMVNVQLLGIAVARYIVRIEPVASSSTGELVARFGALVQHCLTGEPS; the protein is encoded by the coding sequence ATGACAGAGCACGGTTCCTCCGGCCGCCCGGGTCGCTGGCGATCAGGCGCGCAGAGCAGACAGCGGATCCTGGACACAGCCCGTTCGCTGTTCCGCCAGCACGGCTACGGCGGCACGACAGTGCGCGCGGTGGCCGCCGCGGCGGGCGTGGACCCGGCGATGGTGTTCTACTTCTTCGGCACCAAACAGGGCCTGTTCGCGGCGGCGGTGGACATCTCGGCCGAACTGCCGCCCGCGGTCGAGGAGATCTTCGCGGGCGGACTGGACGGCATCGGCGACCGGATCATCCGGACGCTGGTGGAGAACATGGACAAGTCCGACCGCGCGCCGCTGGCGACGCTCACCCGCTCGGCACCCACCCACAACCAGTCCGAGGCGTTGCTGCGCGAGTTCATCGACCGGGAGATCAGCGGCAGGCTACGGGCGTTGCTCGACACACCCGACGCCGAGATGCGCGTCGCGATGGTGAACGTGCAGTTGCTCGGGATCGCCGTGGCCCGCTACATCGTGCGAATCGAGCCGGTCGCCTCTTCGTCGACCGGCGAACTGGTGGCGCGCTTCGGCGCACTCGTACAGCACTGCCTCACCGGTGAACCGTCTTGA
- a CDS encoding ESX secretion-associated protein EspG: protein MAFIARLSAFAVRLLCDRMDIHLPAVITLPHGAFDPAARAAETQRATERLRVDGWLDHRDEVDDRLAIALRVLDQPHYLIDAICHVDARRDAVLAVAGRRAVKLVVTGDQVVVRRIQPSGLAAQAVALLPVLREGHGRSVSLPTDALLAAASTVDGDAAALGSALSHAGVSPAVAHLVASMNTDVVSTAQFGVAVAARDRRMVRGDHVIGWWANDTGGYLAEQHRSSSGESWTTIAPTDSARLARQLDTLLKTVHR from the coding sequence GTGGCTTTCATCGCCCGCCTGTCAGCCTTCGCCGTCCGGCTGCTGTGCGACCGCATGGACATCCACCTCCCCGCTGTGATCACGTTGCCGCACGGGGCGTTCGACCCTGCGGCAAGGGCGGCCGAGACACAGCGGGCGACCGAGCGTCTGCGCGTGGACGGGTGGCTCGACCATCGAGACGAGGTCGACGACCGGCTGGCGATCGCGTTGCGTGTTCTGGATCAGCCGCACTACCTCATCGACGCCATCTGCCACGTCGACGCGCGCCGGGATGCTGTGCTGGCGGTGGCGGGCCGCCGAGCGGTCAAGCTGGTGGTGACCGGGGACCAGGTCGTCGTCCGGCGGATCCAGCCGAGCGGGCTCGCCGCGCAGGCGGTCGCGCTGTTACCCGTTCTGCGGGAAGGGCACGGCCGTTCCGTTTCATTGCCGACGGATGCGTTGCTGGCCGCGGCGAGCACGGTCGACGGCGACGCGGCAGCGCTCGGATCGGCGTTGAGCCACGCCGGGGTCTCCCCCGCTGTCGCTCACTTGGTCGCGTCGATGAACACCGACGTCGTCAGCACGGCACAGTTCGGCGTCGCCGTCGCGGCACGGGACCGGCGGATGGTCCGCGGCGATCACGTGATCGGCTGGTGGGCCAACGACACCGGCGGTTATCTCGCCGAGCAGCACCGCAGTTCGTCCGGGGAGTCGTGGACCACGATAGCCCCGACCGATTCGGCGAGGCTGGCCAGGCAGCTGGACACCTTGCTCAAGACGGTTCACCGGTGA